The proteins below are encoded in one region of Parvicella tangerina:
- a CDS encoding redoxin family protein: MRRVLLLGLVLSAFVSNAQYKLDFKVDGLKDTTVYLLKYLGDKLYYADTTEAKGGKASFSKPDYPGGVYAFYTGEGYFEFIMSDQDKVVSIETSTENFIKYMNVKKSEENKVFYQYVKFIGDMKPKSMKIVEERDQLDPKKDKKKIQELNDQLTQMDKEVKQFQKDLVKKHEGKLVSKILKMSIDIQVPEGLNDTLKGEYLREHFWDNTDLKDPRLARSPVFGNKVEFYFQKMMHQIPDTIVRHASKMVDQIKDSTDMMKFVLNYVHVNYETSNIMGMDAVYVKMSKKYYCPPNENKAWWYPEENLTDRCEKATAWENLIIDATAPNLRLADTTEKNWIDVHKIPNKHKVMIFWDPDCGHCKKELPKLKKLYTELKEKNVDIEFIGIGTNLENEKWVEFIKEKELPWINISDFPDANKNAGKYVYEMGVTDYQSLNFRKTYDIFSTPQIYLLNKDNVIIGKRLDANNLARILERRLDITIDYKEEPKEDKKEKPVDH; encoded by the coding sequence ATGAGAAGAGTATTATTGTTAGGATTAGTTTTATCAGCATTTGTTTCGAATGCTCAATACAAACTTGATTTCAAAGTAGATGGTTTGAAAGACACCACAGTTTATCTCCTGAAATATCTCGGAGACAAACTATACTACGCAGATACAACAGAGGCTAAAGGAGGTAAAGCTTCTTTTTCAAAACCTGATTACCCAGGTGGAGTTTATGCTTTTTATACAGGTGAAGGCTATTTTGAGTTCATCATGTCTGATCAAGACAAAGTGGTAAGCATTGAGACTTCCACTGAGAACTTCATTAAATACATGAATGTTAAAAAGTCTGAAGAGAATAAAGTCTTTTACCAATATGTAAAGTTCATTGGCGATATGAAGCCAAAGTCGATGAAAATCGTTGAAGAAAGAGACCAGTTAGACCCTAAAAAAGACAAAAAGAAGATTCAGGAATTAAATGATCAGCTTACTCAAATGGATAAGGAGGTAAAGCAGTTCCAAAAAGACTTAGTGAAGAAACATGAAGGGAAATTGGTCTCTAAGATTTTAAAAATGTCCATTGATATTCAAGTTCCAGAAGGACTAAACGACACCCTTAAAGGAGAGTATCTCAGAGAGCACTTTTGGGACAACACCGACCTTAAAGACCCTAGACTTGCCAGATCTCCTGTATTTGGTAACAAGGTTGAGTTCTATTTCCAAAAAATGATGCATCAGATTCCTGATACCATTGTTAGACATGCTTCTAAAATGGTGGATCAGATTAAAGACAGTACAGACATGATGAAGTTTGTTTTGAACTACGTTCATGTTAACTACGAGACGTCTAATATCATGGGAATGGACGCTGTGTACGTGAAAATGTCTAAGAAATACTACTGTCCGCCAAACGAAAATAAGGCTTGGTGGTACCCAGAGGAAAATTTAACCGATCGCTGCGAAAAAGCTACCGCTTGGGAAAATTTAATCATCGATGCTACCGCTCCTAACCTCAGGTTGGCCGATACTACGGAAAAGAATTGGATCGATGTGCACAAGATCCCTAACAAACATAAGGTGATGATCTTTTGGGATCCTGACTGCGGACATTGTAAAAAGGAACTTCCCAAATTGAAAAAACTGTATACCGAATTGAAAGAAAAAAATGTCGATATCGAGTTTATCGGAATCGGTACTAATCTTGAGAACGAAAAATGGGTGGAATTCATCAAAGAAAAAGAACTGCCATGGATTAATATCTCTGACTTCCCGGACGCTAACAAGAATGCAGGCAAGTATGTCTATGAAATGGGGGTAACAGATTACCAAAGTTTGAACTTCAGAAAAACTTATGATATCTTCTCTACTCCACAAATTTATTTACTGAATAAAGACAATGTGATCATCGGTAAAAGGTTAGACGCAAATAATTTGGCAAGAATATTGGAGAGAAGATTAGACATAACCATTGACTACAAGGAAGAACCTAAAGAAGATAAAAAGGAAAAACCTGTAGATCATTAA
- the fmt gene encoding methionyl-tRNA formyltransferase, with translation MRIVFMGTPGFAVESLSVIHESRHEVVGVITATDKPAGRGQKVRFSEVKHFSLTNNLKLLQPANLKDEAFLKELASLNADLFVVVAFRMLPDVVWQMPPKGTINLHASLLPQYRGAAPINWAIINGEKETGATTFFIEKQIDTGNIIDQIKVDITENMTAGELHDLLMVDGAQLLLHTIDQIEKGEVQPKRQDDLTQGELRKAFKIFKDTCKIDWSKSAQTVHNLIRGLSPYPAAFSEIAIQNKVSTVKVFKTKVETTNELAVGHVKTDYKTYLHVGTETNDISILELQLAGKKRMKISDFLNGYKNDEIRFS, from the coding sequence ATGAGAATTGTTTTTATGGGAACCCCTGGGTTTGCAGTAGAAAGCTTGTCCGTTATCCACGAGAGTCGGCACGAGGTAGTAGGTGTTATTACAGCAACGGATAAACCTGCAGGTAGAGGCCAAAAGGTTCGGTTCAGCGAGGTGAAGCACTTCTCTTTAACCAATAACCTGAAACTACTTCAGCCTGCTAATCTCAAGGATGAAGCTTTTTTAAAAGAACTCGCCTCCCTTAACGCTGATCTTTTTGTTGTAGTAGCTTTTAGAATGTTACCAGATGTGGTTTGGCAAATGCCTCCAAAAGGAACCATAAACTTGCATGCATCTCTTCTACCTCAATACAGGGGAGCTGCCCCCATCAACTGGGCTATCATTAATGGCGAAAAAGAAACTGGAGCAACAACCTTTTTTATTGAAAAGCAAATTGATACAGGAAATATCATTGACCAAATAAAAGTTGACATCACGGAGAACATGACTGCAGGTGAGCTTCATGACTTACTCATGGTTGACGGAGCTCAGTTATTACTTCATACAATTGATCAAATTGAAAAAGGCGAGGTACAGCCCAAACGCCAGGATGACTTAACGCAGGGAGAATTGCGCAAAGCGTTCAAGATATTTAAAGATACTTGCAAGATTGACTGGTCAAAATCAGCTCAAACTGTGCATAACCTAATCAGAGGACTTTCACCCTACCCCGCAGCTTTTTCAGAGATAGCAATTCAAAACAAAGTCAGCACAGTTAAAGTATTTAAAACAAAAGTAGAAACTACCAATGAATTAGCTGTTGGACATGTCAAGACCGACTACAAAACCTATTTACATGTTGGAACAGAAACAAATGACATAAGTATTCTTGAGTTACAACTAGCTGGCAAGAAGAGAATGAAAATTAGCGACTTTCTAAATGGATATAAAAATGATGAAATACGTTTTAGTTAA
- a CDS encoding extracellular catalytic domain type 1 short-chain-length polyhydroxyalkanoate depolymerase, protein MMKYVLVKLYILLLVVVSYCQNGEVVSIKGLQHNPGNLKGSIYIPQKLAHHSKQKPLVVLLHGCGQSPEQLLSITGIQKYADSLGFYLLLPEQKIINNPSKCFNWFYEKDISHQEEGESRSIIAMIDYAEGNYPIDIYSVHVIGLSAGAAMANALLLHYPRVFNSGAIIAGGPVGLASNPIEAMKVLNGKISKTQEEYKTSCSHCNSARRFPKVMLMHGTEDIVVSPNNLKEATKQWLGILDDDVADSIQIDRYLEVEQITTTIYMDSLDHELLKTVRIKGLGHKYPQARGDCYGKSGEDGLHATEIGYNLTLDIIHYFGLDKSRKSPNRKQEPDWEHKYVSLKRYCDGTYYELETSTDTCNSKRFVNYTISQLNGCAVSDYFYINK, encoded by the coding sequence ATGATGAAATACGTTTTAGTTAAGTTATATATATTATTACTCGTAGTTGTGAGCTACTGTCAAAATGGAGAGGTAGTTTCTATAAAAGGACTACAACACAACCCTGGCAACCTCAAAGGCTCCATCTACATTCCCCAAAAATTAGCGCACCATTCAAAGCAAAAGCCGCTTGTTGTCTTATTACATGGATGTGGGCAATCTCCTGAACAGCTGCTCTCCATTACAGGAATACAAAAATATGCGGACAGTTTAGGTTTTTACCTTCTCTTGCCAGAACAAAAAATCATCAATAACCCTAGCAAATGCTTTAACTGGTTTTATGAAAAAGACATTTCTCATCAGGAAGAAGGAGAATCCCGATCAATAATTGCTATGATCGATTATGCCGAAGGAAACTATCCTATTGATATTTACTCGGTTCATGTTATCGGGCTTTCGGCAGGAGCTGCAATGGCAAATGCCCTTTTGTTACATTACCCGAGGGTTTTCAATTCGGGCGCTATCATTGCTGGTGGACCAGTTGGTCTAGCCTCTAACCCAATTGAAGCCATGAAAGTATTGAATGGTAAGATTTCAAAAACTCAAGAAGAATATAAGACATCCTGCAGTCATTGTAATAGCGCAAGACGTTTCCCAAAAGTCATGTTAATGCATGGAACAGAAGATATTGTTGTTTCACCTAACAACTTGAAAGAAGCAACCAAACAATGGTTAGGAATACTTGATGATGACGTAGCTGACTCCATACAAATCGATAGGTATTTAGAGGTTGAACAAATCACTACTACTATTTACATGGACAGCTTAGACCATGAATTATTAAAAACAGTCCGCATCAAAGGACTAGGACATAAATATCCTCAAGCCAGAGGAGACTGCTACGGGAAATCAGGAGAAGATGGTTTACATGCTACTGAAATTGGTTATAACCTTACCCTTGATATAATACACTACTTCGGTCTTGACAAGAGTAGGAAAAGTCCAAACCGCAAACAAGAACCTGATTGGGAGCATAAGTACGTCTCGTTAAAAAGATACTGCGATGGCACGTATTATGAACTAGAAACCTCTACTGACACTTGTAATAGCAAACGTTTTGTAAACTATACAATTTCACAACTCAATGGATGCGCTGTTTCTGATTACTTTTATATAAACAAGTAA
- a CDS encoding HU family DNA-binding protein, producing MNKSELVDAIAAESGLTKADSERALKGFMGAVQGALKKGDRVSLVGFGSFSVSKRAAREGRNPQTGKTIKIAAKNVVKFKAGSELADKVN from the coding sequence ATGAACAAATCAGAATTAGTAGATGCTATCGCTGCTGAGTCAGGATTGACTAAAGCAGATTCAGAAAGAGCTTTAAAAGGATTCATGGGAGCTGTACAAGGTGCTCTTAAGAAAGGAGACAGAGTTTCTCTAGTAGGATTCGGATCTTTCTCAGTTTCTAAAAGAGCTGCAAGAGAAGGAAGAAACCCTCAAACTGGAAAAACTATCAAAATCGCTGCTAAAAATGTAGTGAAATTTAAAGCTGGTTCTGAATTAGCTGACAAAGTAAACTAA
- a CDS encoding T9SS type B sorting domain-containing protein, whose protein sequence is MKKILILALSIFLMNASYCQTILFSEDFEDEVITDMTGVSSQGIGWVASCPLCSGPGDIYEVNTFGSILQGLKGSDTNGPATFTASGIDATGMYVLVLEFDYESDPWVGSGSNNLECSSECSGCSGDPADILSSGCQTCWDFLHWEISTGTFTDGGIVVGNDCSIAPSGHVISDPGCASPYDGNGNLIPGNDPSNLTLTITMAMWASDEEMIIDNVVITGYTKSEAIAAGYLTDAGDDNTVDLCTSVGTHDLFDDLLGSPDAGGVWSGPGTTTNGDQGTLDLSSLVTGDYEYITSTGAGCEDTATITVTNLGGGPNAGVTGVQNICQGETITVSGTGTGNYEWSDGSTGPTLNISSAGNYFLEVSNSCGVDTAFFNVGDLGASPVGAISGDEFVCDPSATTTLIASGGTSYVWSTSSTNASETFSGGDNGYVLIMNQCGQDSIAFSISDETVLAGFTLSDSTGEEPVTIQTTNISTNATAYSWDFGNGSASTDVSPQITFGTSGDYVVSLIASNSSCSDTVSATVFVYDPAPLVIPNIFTPNEDDVNDQFKVVHYSVERFSGAIYNRWGQKLYENTDQYVFQWDGYNESGKPAPEGTYFYILEATFKNGETEQFSGAFELVR, encoded by the coding sequence ATGAAAAAGATTTTAATTTTAGCCTTGTCCATTTTTTTAATGAACGCTTCCTATTGTCAAACTATTCTCTTCTCTGAAGATTTTGAGGATGAAGTGATTACAGACATGACGGGGGTAAGTTCTCAAGGAATTGGTTGGGTGGCTAGTTGTCCCTTATGTTCGGGACCTGGAGATATCTACGAGGTAAACACATTTGGAAGTATACTACAAGGTTTAAAAGGAAGTGATACGAATGGCCCAGCTACATTCACCGCTTCTGGAATTGATGCTACAGGAATGTACGTACTGGTGTTAGAGTTTGATTATGAAAGTGATCCTTGGGTTGGCTCAGGAAGTAACAATTTGGAATGCAGTTCCGAATGCTCTGGGTGTTCAGGCGATCCTGCAGATATTCTTTCTTCAGGATGCCAAACTTGCTGGGATTTTCTTCACTGGGAAATAAGCACAGGAACATTTACCGATGGAGGAATAGTTGTTGGTAACGACTGTAGTATTGCACCTAGCGGACATGTTATTTCTGACCCAGGGTGTGCGAGTCCGTATGATGGTAATGGAAATTTAATCCCAGGAAACGACCCTTCCAATCTTACTTTAACCATAACAATGGCAATGTGGGCGAGTGATGAGGAAATGATTATTGATAATGTTGTGATAACTGGGTATACGAAATCAGAGGCAATTGCAGCAGGCTATCTTACAGATGCTGGAGACGACAACACGGTTGACCTATGCACATCAGTTGGAACACATGATTTATTTGATGATCTTCTAGGGTCTCCTGATGCTGGAGGAGTTTGGAGCGGTCCAGGAACTACAACAAATGGAGATCAAGGAACACTTGACCTTTCATCTCTGGTAACTGGTGATTATGAGTACATTACTTCTACTGGCGCAGGTTGTGAAGATACAGCTACCATAACTGTTACTAACCTCGGAGGTGGACCTAATGCTGGTGTTACCGGGGTCCAAAATATCTGTCAGGGGGAAACAATTACTGTCAGCGGAACGGGCACTGGAAACTATGAGTGGTCTGATGGTTCTACAGGGCCAACGCTCAACATTAGCAGTGCGGGTAATTACTTCCTAGAAGTAAGTAATTCATGTGGTGTAGATACGGCATTCTTCAATGTAGGAGATCTGGGTGCATCACCCGTTGGCGCAATTTCAGGAGATGAATTCGTCTGTGATCCATCAGCAACAACCACACTTATTGCTTCTGGTGGAACTTCATACGTTTGGTCAACCTCATCTACTAATGCTTCAGAAACATTTAGTGGCGGTGACAATGGTTATGTCTTGATTATGAATCAATGCGGTCAGGATAGCATTGCTTTTTCTATCAGTGATGAAACCGTCTTGGCAGGATTCACATTAAGTGATTCAACTGGAGAAGAGCCTGTAACGATACAGACCACCAACATTTCTACAAATGCAACGGCTTACAGTTGGGACTTTGGAAACGGTTCAGCTTCCACAGATGTATCCCCGCAGATTACCTTCGGTACAAGTGGTGATTATGTTGTTTCTTTGATCGCATCGAACTCATCATGTTCAGACACTGTGTCTGCCACAGTATTTGTTTATGATCCCGCTCCACTCGTAATACCAAATATATTTACGCCCAATGAAGACGATGTAAATGACCAGTTTAAGGTAGTACATTATTCAGTGGAAAGGTTTTCTGGAGCGATCTATAACAGATGGGGTCAGAAACTTTATGAAAACACAGATCAATATGTGTTTCAGTGGGATGGATATAACGAAAGTGGTAAACCTGCACCTGAAGGAACATATTTCTATATTCTTGAGGCAACATTCAAAAATGGAGAAACGGAACAATTCTCCGGAGCTTTTGAGTTGGTCAGATAA
- a CDS encoding DinB family protein encodes MTAELSYSFEVLGVTRNNVLNLLDELSYEQLIKVPEGFNNSILWNAVHNLTVQQLLCYRLSDLELSVDEKFIDPFKKGTTGKEVISEELIAEFKQVYITSIAQLREDYKMGLFKTFQEYTTSYNITLKSVEEVINFNNTHEGLHFGYMMALKKLVI; translated from the coding sequence ATGACTGCAGAATTAAGCTATAGCTTTGAAGTTCTTGGTGTTACTAGGAATAATGTTCTCAATTTGTTGGATGAGTTGTCTTATGAGCAGTTGATTAAAGTTCCAGAGGGTTTCAACAATTCAATTTTGTGGAATGCAGTCCATAATCTTACTGTTCAGCAATTGTTATGTTATCGGCTTTCTGATTTGGAACTCAGCGTTGATGAAAAGTTCATTGATCCTTTCAAAAAGGGAACTACAGGAAAAGAAGTTATTTCAGAAGAATTAATTGCTGAATTTAAGCAGGTGTATATAACCTCTATAGCTCAACTTCGAGAAGACTATAAGATGGGGTTATTTAAGACCTTTCAAGAATATACCACCAGCTATAATATCACCCTAAAGTCTGTCGAAGAAGTAATCAACTTCAACAATACCCATGAAGGATTACACTTTGGTTATATGATGGCACTGAAAAAGTTAGTTATCTGA
- a CDS encoding dihydrolipoyl dehydrogenase family protein, translating into MEKYDLCVIGAGPAGYAAAMRAVDFGKTVCLIEKDKVGGAGLYNGALASKTMWEVSQRVYDVNESIVSVGRRKFELSWEEVQKTVSEALFDRKFQYSCHIKLLEAEAMNKILKYERGLGRFKSKHVIQIEKESGDVKEIYAENTIIATGSKPRKLPNCDVDEKIIMTSDGIHHIDDYPRSLVIVGAGVIGCEYATIFSNFGKTKVHLIDRADKILPFEDDDISDVVEKNLKEKGVVIHHNAQLERLDKKDGEVEYELSYPDGKREVIRVEKALLSIGRVLNVDGLNMENAGVEMSKRGRHIGDTDTQTNVPNIYAVGDASGRLALVNVGESEGRHAVERLFGGRTSPLSYDNVSTIMFVQPEVASVGLNEKQCAEQGLDIKVVKIDYSCIARAIAMRKTQGFFKIIVTNDDDMKILGMRAIGEHASSAIQAVALLIKMNKGIEELADMVHPHPSIIEGIQECLRMLLNKSVFKSSVFKDKLKCYSCVKGVCTPLQRL; encoded by the coding sequence ATGGAGAAATACGATTTATGTGTGATAGGAGCGGGGCCAGCTGGATATGCTGCGGCTATGCGAGCGGTAGACTTTGGCAAAACTGTTTGTCTGATTGAGAAGGATAAAGTTGGAGGGGCTGGGCTTTATAATGGAGCATTGGCCTCCAAGACGATGTGGGAAGTCTCCCAGCGCGTCTATGATGTTAACGAATCTATTGTTTCTGTAGGGCGTAGAAAGTTTGAGCTGAGCTGGGAAGAAGTGCAGAAGACAGTTAGTGAGGCACTCTTTGATCGGAAATTTCAATACTCTTGTCATATTAAGCTGCTGGAAGCAGAAGCGATGAATAAAATACTCAAGTATGAACGAGGGTTAGGGCGCTTCAAGAGTAAACATGTTATTCAAATCGAGAAGGAAAGTGGAGACGTAAAAGAGATTTATGCAGAAAATACAATCATCGCGACAGGGAGTAAGCCGAGAAAATTACCTAATTGCGATGTCGATGAAAAGATAATCATGACTTCTGATGGGATTCATCACATAGATGATTATCCGAGGAGTTTAGTTATTGTTGGAGCAGGTGTAATTGGTTGTGAGTATGCTACCATATTTTCTAATTTTGGTAAAACGAAAGTGCACCTGATCGATCGTGCAGATAAGATCCTTCCTTTTGAAGACGATGATATCTCAGATGTAGTTGAGAAGAATTTAAAAGAGAAAGGAGTTGTTATTCATCATAATGCACAATTAGAACGCTTGGATAAGAAAGATGGAGAAGTAGAATATGAGCTTTCGTACCCCGATGGGAAACGGGAGGTAATACGTGTCGAAAAAGCATTGTTGTCTATTGGTAGGGTACTCAATGTGGATGGTTTGAATATGGAGAATGCTGGTGTGGAAATGAGTAAGCGTGGTCGACATATAGGTGATACTGATACGCAAACAAACGTTCCGAACATATATGCCGTAGGTGATGCTAGTGGAAGGTTAGCGCTCGTTAATGTTGGGGAGAGTGAAGGACGTCATGCTGTTGAACGACTCTTTGGAGGCAGAACATCACCATTGTCTTATGATAACGTAAGTACGATCATGTTTGTTCAGCCAGAGGTAGCTTCTGTTGGTCTCAATGAAAAACAGTGTGCTGAGCAAGGTCTTGATATTAAGGTAGTGAAGATTGATTATTCCTGTATTGCCAGGGCCATTGCGATGAGAAAAACGCAAGGCTTCTTTAAGATCATCGTAACAAATGATGATGACATGAAAATACTCGGGATGCGTGCTATTGGAGAACATGCATCTAGTGCTATTCAAGCAGTTGCGCTTTTGATCAAGATGAACAAGGGCATTGAGGAGTTAGCGGATATGGTACACCCTCACCCATCCATTATCGAGGGTATTCAAGAATGCTTGAGAATGTTGTTGAATAAATCTGTGTTTAAGTCTTCTGTTTTTAAAGATAAATTGAAGTGCTATAGTTGCGTGAAGGGAGTTTGTACACCATTACAACGACTTTAG
- a CDS encoding DUF5683 domain-containing protein, which produces MRFVVLVVFISLVVTSFGQDAEKDSLKQLKLDSVHKPKISLVASAIFPGMGQIYNQVYKVKGQRNNLWWKLPVIYGGVGTSIYFVYTNQQSYRSFRNERINRLDDNYVSTDYAYLSDSQLKVYQDQYDRWRNLSIIGGLGIYLLQLIDANVEGHLMHFDTSDDLSFRLQPDVLKTGSVSALGLSLRISF; this is translated from the coding sequence ATGCGTTTCGTTGTATTGGTAGTTTTTATTTCTCTTGTTGTGACATCTTTTGGTCAAGATGCGGAAAAGGATTCGCTAAAACAATTGAAGTTAGATTCCGTGCATAAACCAAAAATATCCCTCGTTGCATCAGCTATTTTCCCAGGAATGGGACAGATTTATAATCAGGTATACAAGGTAAAGGGGCAGCGAAACAACTTGTGGTGGAAATTGCCGGTTATTTATGGAGGTGTTGGAACATCTATTTATTTCGTTTATACCAATCAGCAGTCTTATCGGAGTTTTAGGAATGAACGCATCAATCGATTGGACGACAATTATGTCTCCACAGACTATGCATACCTTTCAGATAGTCAGTTAAAAGTATATCAAGATCAATACGATCGTTGGCGAAATTTATCGATTATTGGTGGATTAGGTATCTATTTATTGCAATTGATAGATGCTAATGTTGAAGGCCATCTGATGCATTTTGATACGTCTGATGACCTCAGTTTTAGATTGCAGCCCGATGTTCTGAAAACGGGTTCTGTCTCTGCGCTTGGATTATCCCTGAGAATTTCTTTCTAA
- a CDS encoding ParB/RepB/Spo0J family partition protein translates to MSAKKPALGKGLGALLDASSSTVTPKSTAVSSAKEQKGEGGTTFLSISQIEANPFQPRAHFDKDALEELKESILLHGVIQPITVRKIADNKYQIISGERRFRASKEAGLKEIPVFVRTADDQTMLEMAIIENVQRKDLNAIEVALSYQRLIDECNITQEKVGERVSKSRASVTNYLRLLNLPVEVQAGIRDEKISMGHARALLSISDEKAMIKVYRAILDQQLSVRKVEDLARRMKEELGVEKKNASKGKLPENVLEFQENLSFHLKTKVKVVQDKNGKGKITIDFSDQEHLDKILNLLDN, encoded by the coding sequence ATGAGTGCTAAGAAACCTGCATTAGGAAAGGGGCTAGGAGCTTTGTTGGATGCTTCTTCGAGCACGGTTACTCCGAAATCAACTGCCGTTTCTTCTGCTAAAGAACAGAAGGGAGAAGGGGGAACAACATTTTTGTCAATTAGTCAAATTGAAGCGAATCCATTTCAGCCTCGAGCACATTTTGATAAAGATGCTCTTGAGGAATTGAAAGAATCCATATTATTACATGGTGTTATTCAACCCATAACCGTTAGAAAAATTGCTGATAACAAGTATCAGATTATTTCAGGAGAACGAAGATTTAGGGCTTCAAAAGAAGCTGGTTTAAAAGAAATTCCTGTTTTTGTGAGAACAGCTGATGATCAAACCATGCTTGAAATGGCGATTATCGAGAATGTTCAAAGAAAAGACCTAAACGCCATAGAGGTAGCATTGAGTTATCAAAGGCTCATTGATGAATGTAATATCACCCAGGAAAAAGTAGGAGAGCGCGTGAGTAAAAGTAGGGCTTCTGTAACGAACTACTTAAGACTGCTTAACCTTCCTGTAGAAGTTCAAGCCGGAATAAGAGATGAGAAGATCTCTATGGGACATGCACGAGCTTTGTTAAGTATTTCAGATGAAAAGGCAATGATAAAAGTCTATCGTGCTATTCTTGATCAGCAATTGAGTGTTCGAAAAGTGGAAGACCTTGCGAGAAGGATGAAAGAGGAATTGGGTGTTGAAAAGAAAAATGCATCAAAAGGTAAGCTTCCTGAAAATGTGCTGGAATTCCAGGAAAATCTTTCCTTTCATCTCAAGACAAAGGTAAAGGTAGTGCAAGATAAAAATGGAAAAGGTAAGATCACCATCGACTTTTCTGATCAGGAGCACTTAGATAAAATTCTAAACTTACTGGATAATTAA
- a CDS encoding ParA family protein, with the protein MGKVISVANQKGGVGKTTTAINLAASLGVLDKKTLIVDADPQANATSGVGFDPTNVKASIYQALINGEEADHLILQTNNPNLYILPAHIDLVGAEIEMINLPSREFIMKRVIDEVKDQFDYVIIDCSPSLGLITLNSLTASDSVIIPVQCEYFALEGLGKLLNTVKIVQSRLNTDLEIEGLLLTMYDTRLRLANQVVEEVKTHFQQLVFDTLIHRNTTLGEAPSHGETVIMHDATCKGAINYLNLAKELITKSEKSAVAVSSNEVTDEC; encoded by the coding sequence ATGGGAAAAGTAATATCAGTTGCTAATCAGAAAGGAGGAGTTGGAAAAACAACAACAGCTATTAATCTAGCCGCCAGTCTTGGTGTCCTTGATAAGAAAACACTGATTGTGGACGCAGATCCTCAGGCAAATGCAACATCTGGAGTAGGTTTTGATCCTACTAATGTTAAAGCAAGTATTTATCAGGCTTTGATAAATGGTGAAGAAGCGGATCATCTTATTTTACAAACCAACAATCCGAATCTCTACATATTACCCGCTCACATTGATTTAGTGGGTGCAGAGATTGAAATGATCAACTTGCCAAGTAGAGAGTTCATCATGAAACGCGTAATTGACGAAGTAAAAGACCAGTTTGATTATGTGATCATTGATTGTTCACCTTCCTTAGGGCTGATTACGCTAAATTCTTTGACGGCTTCTGATTCAGTGATCATTCCGGTTCAGTGCGAGTATTTTGCATTGGAGGGGCTAGGGAAGTTATTAAATACAGTTAAGATTGTGCAATCGAGATTGAATACAGATCTTGAAATAGAAGGATTACTTTTAACGATGTATGATACAAGATTAAGACTGGCAAATCAGGTGGTAGAAGAGGTGAAAACTCATTTTCAGCAACTGGTTTTTGATACCTTGATCCACAGGAATACGACATTAGGAGAGGCGCCAAGTCACGGTGAAACAGTGATCATGCATGATGCCACTTGTAAAGGAGCAATTAACTATTTGAATCTAGCAAAGGAATTGATCACGAAGAGTGAGAAGTCTGCCGTTGCTGTTTCTTCAAACGAAGTAACTGATGAGTGCTAA